Proteins from a genomic interval of Rubinisphaera italica:
- a CDS encoding Kelch repeat-containing protein, with protein MRCYIFIICLVLLPSTSSAVAESPAVQWKLEGNAPWQARDSQGELVYDGKLWIFGGWFNSYAAPPRDVWNSADGANWQCVETSAPWIHSDLPMTVVFNNRMWLMGGWYNGRLPGHEAGNLVWSSTDGKNWDQAGPAQWSPRLASGLVTLDDKMFMLGGTENYYFGNAGHLKNDVWASADGKVWSEITAAAPWKPRAYHQAVTLNGRMYVLGGGNYVPEYTAYNDVWSSADGKTWRQETANAPWHARLWFSSVVYRDHIWVLGGWSGEPHTNWNDVWYSKNGRDWTQLKTETIWKPRHEHSAFVFQDKIWLAGGHAQPLSQEVWSLQLPKDFGQ; from the coding sequence ATGCGCTGTTATATTTTCATAATCTGTCTGGTATTGCTACCAAGCACCTCCTCGGCAGTTGCAGAAAGCCCGGCTGTTCAATGGAAGCTTGAAGGCAACGCCCCGTGGCAGGCGCGGGATTCGCAAGGCGAACTCGTCTACGATGGCAAATTGTGGATCTTTGGAGGCTGGTTCAACTCCTATGCCGCGCCACCTCGGGATGTCTGGAATTCTGCGGACGGAGCAAACTGGCAATGTGTTGAAACGTCCGCTCCCTGGATTCATTCCGATCTGCCGATGACCGTCGTTTTCAACAACCGCATGTGGCTGATGGGGGGCTGGTACAACGGACGTCTGCCTGGACACGAAGCCGGTAATCTCGTCTGGTCCAGCACGGACGGTAAAAACTGGGATCAAGCCGGGCCAGCCCAGTGGTCGCCCCGCCTCGCATCCGGGCTCGTCACTCTCGATGACAAAATGTTTATGCTCGGTGGAACTGAAAATTATTACTTTGGCAATGCAGGTCATCTCAAGAACGACGTTTGGGCATCGGCAGACGGTAAAGTCTGGAGCGAAATCACGGCAGCCGCTCCGTGGAAGCCACGTGCCTATCATCAGGCTGTTACGCTCAACGGGCGTATGTACGTTTTAGGTGGTGGCAACTACGTTCCCGAATACACGGCATATAATGACGTCTGGAGTTCTGCTGATGGCAAAACCTGGCGGCAGGAAACAGCTAACGCCCCCTGGCATGCCCGCCTGTGGTTCAGTTCGGTAGTCTATCGAGATCACATCTGGGTGCTCGGTGGCTGGTCGGGCGAGCCGCACACAAACTGGAATGACGTCTGGTATTCGAAAAACGGACGCGACTGGACCCAGCTCAAAACCGAAACAATCTGGAAGCCGCGCCATGAACATTCCGCATTTGTGTTTCAAGATAAAATCTGGCTCGCCGGCGGACACGCCCAACCCTTGAGTCAGGAAGTTTGGTCACTACAACTGCCCAAAGATTTCGGCCAATAA